The Armatimonadia bacterium genomic sequence GTCTGGCAGCCCGGGTCGCGGCGGTCCTGCGGGGTAAGCACAGGCCGCAGTTCACGCCCCATGCGGCGTGTGGCGACTTCGTTGTCATCACGAACGCAAGCAAGATCAAGCTGACGGGCAACAAGCTGCGCGACAAGATGCGCTACAGCCACTCCGGTTACCCGGGCCATTTGAAGGCCGAGAACTACGGGCACTTCCTGAGTCGGGCCCCGGAGAAGGTCATCCTGAAGGCCGTGCGCGGCATGCTTCCGCACGGAGTGCTGGGCCGACAGCTCGGAACACGGGTCAAGGTCTACGCAGGCGCGGAGCATCCGCACGCAGCGCAGCAGCCCAAACCACTCGAGATCTAACATGTCATGTGGATTCGCCGCAGGGGGCCGCAACGGGCGGCTTTGCCCGGTGTAATCCTTCCTCAGGGAGGCG encodes the following:
- the rplM gene encoding 50S ribosomal protein L13; the encoded protein is MKTKSAKAGDVPAEWWHIDADGIVLGRLAARVAAVLRGKHRPQFTPHAACGDFVVITNASKIKLTGNKLRDKMRYSHSGYPGHLKAENYGHFLSRAPEKVILKAVRGMLPHGVLGRQLGTRVKVYAGAEHPHAAQQPKPLEI